One Sphingobacteruim zhuxiongii DNA window includes the following coding sequences:
- a CDS encoding STN domain-containing protein: MIRTVGISMLMLQISISAAGQGNITLRKQRIKANDLIKEIKKQTGYSVLYSNQMLNGERSLQVEFKNASLHKVIGALLKGQNLSYDQQDKTILITSLPASASSTASSTSAKAAQTSVKGLVLDDDGKPFSGATVLVKGTSKGTKTNEEGQFTINDVK, from the coding sequence ATGATACGAACTGTAGGCATTTCTATGCTTATGCTTCAGATTTCCATATCAGCTGCAGGTCAGGGAAATATCACATTGCGAAAGCAACGGATAAAGGCGAACGATCTCATCAAGGAAATCAAAAAACAAACTGGGTATAGTGTACTTTACTCTAACCAAATGCTTAATGGTGAGCGTTCTTTGCAAGTGGAGTTTAAGAATGCAAGCCTACATAAAGTCATTGGCGCCTTGTTGAAAGGGCAAAACTTATCCTATGACCAACAAGATAAGACTATTCTGATTACATCATTACCAGCATCTGCATCTTCTACGGCATCAAGTACGTCAGCTAAAGCGGCGCAAACTTCGGTGAAGGGCTTAGTGTTAGATGATGATGGTAAACCTTTCTCCGGTGCGACTGTACTTGTCAAAGGCACTAGCAAGGGGACTAAGACTAATGAAGAAGGCCAATTTACAATCAACGACGTCAAATAA
- a CDS encoding FecR family protein has protein sequence MTKDKLQQLLDKFEKGTCTLEERQMLELWFDQQSIQDKQELNEDAKIRMWQQIELNTGRASSIVPLKRSYKRWVAAAAILICCSLGYYMFSQRPSETNQIVEVPSNEILPGENKAVLTLSDGRQIALSDKASNRTEDQGVSITKTADGLLRYQIDPDQAAGNGFNSISTPRGGQYEVILPDGSQVTLNAASSLKFAVNMHHQDQRVVELTGEGYFKVAKNPKRPFIVKSQHQEIKVLGTVFNVNSYQPTQSQTTLLEGSVLINQKQKLRPGQQAQVGNHLLLVKEVDVEDYIDWINNKFIFRNESLESIMERVSRWYNIDYTFANTEAKGILFNGEISRYSKVDDVLNLLKLTSKVKFDVTGRQINIR, from the coding sequence ATGACCAAAGATAAACTACAACAATTACTCGATAAATTCGAAAAAGGTACCTGTACTCTTGAAGAGCGGCAAATGCTTGAGCTGTGGTTTGATCAGCAGTCAATTCAAGATAAACAAGAGCTCAACGAAGATGCTAAAATCAGAATGTGGCAACAAATTGAGTTGAACACAGGACGTGCCTCATCGATTGTTCCGCTCAAGCGTTCTTATAAGCGTTGGGTTGCTGCAGCAGCTATACTCATCTGTTGTAGTTTAGGATACTATATGTTTTCGCAGCGGCCAAGCGAAACGAATCAAATCGTTGAAGTTCCATCTAACGAAATCCTTCCAGGAGAAAATAAGGCAGTTTTAACGTTAAGTGATGGACGTCAAATTGCATTGTCAGATAAGGCGAGCAATAGGACGGAGGATCAAGGTGTTTCCATTACGAAAACAGCGGACGGTCTGCTGCGCTATCAAATCGATCCCGATCAAGCTGCAGGAAATGGATTTAATAGCATCTCGACGCCACGTGGTGGTCAGTACGAAGTAATCCTTCCAGATGGATCACAAGTAACTTTAAATGCTGCATCATCCTTAAAATTCGCGGTAAATATGCATCATCAAGATCAGAGGGTCGTGGAACTTACTGGAGAGGGCTATTTTAAAGTTGCCAAAAATCCGAAGCGTCCTTTTATTGTGAAATCTCAACATCAAGAAATTAAAGTTCTCGGTACAGTCTTCAATGTGAACAGTTATCAGCCAACACAAAGCCAAACAACTTTATTAGAAGGTTCGGTATTGATAAATCAGAAGCAGAAATTACGCCCCGGTCAACAAGCGCAAGTCGGAAATCATCTGTTACTCGTAAAAGAGGTTGATGTCGAGGATTATATAGATTGGATTAACAACAAGTTTATCTTTAGAAATGAGAGCCTAGAATCGATTATGGAGCGCGTTTCTAGATGGTACAATATTGATTACACATTTGCAAATACAGAAGCGAAGGGTATTTTGTTTAACGGAGAGATCTCCCGTTATTCGAAAGTCGATGATGTATTGAATTTATTAAAACTAACGTCGAAAGTGAAATTTGATGTAACGGGTAGGCAGATTAATATTCGATAA
- a CDS encoding sigma-70 family RNA polymerase sigma factor gives MMKNIPAKYSSWTEHELLLGIQSGDYAAFTEIYNRFIDKLHSYSQKIQLDAIDREDVIQEVFSSLWIRREDLAIDNLGAWLYMAVRKQSLYQLRKKKYQDQYMENIINFVTPFFDPILGTIQEKELQSFLDKELSKMPPRAQEIFRMSRNDFLTYKEIAQKLEISEATVRKQVQNVLKVFRYKLGPRTLEGLLLAAILFEKK, from the coding sequence ATGATGAAGAATATCCCTGCGAAATATTCTAGTTGGACGGAGCATGAATTGCTATTAGGAATTCAATCGGGAGACTATGCGGCATTCACAGAGATTTACAACCGCTTTATTGATAAACTTCATTCTTATTCTCAAAAAATTCAACTCGATGCGATAGATCGGGAAGATGTGATTCAAGAGGTATTTTCTTCCTTGTGGATTCGCCGAGAAGACTTGGCGATTGATAATTTAGGAGCTTGGCTTTATATGGCCGTTCGAAAGCAATCGCTTTATCAGCTTCGAAAGAAAAAGTACCAAGATCAGTATATGGAGAATATCATCAACTTTGTTACGCCATTTTTTGATCCAATTCTCGGTACTATTCAAGAAAAAGAACTGCAAAGTTTCCTTGACAAAGAACTCAGTAAAATGCCTCCCCGAGCGCAAGAGATCTTTCGAATGAGCAGAAATGACTTCCTTACTTACAAGGAAATTGCGCAAAAGCTTGAAATATCAGAGGCAACAGTGCGTAAGCAAGTGCAAAATGTATTAAAAGTTTTTCGCTATAAACTGGGTCCTAGAACTCTTGAAGGCCTTCTTCTAGCAGCAATTCTATTCGAAAAAAAATAA
- a CDS encoding GNAT family N-acetyltransferase — protein sequence MQSTGMTDVRKLRKAEIKDLDGIWTIIQQAIQKRKEEGSSQWQDGYPNPSVIANDISNGYGYICLDQEDRILAYVALIFAIEPAYEEIEGNWISDQPYACIHRLAVNQEPYTKGIATWIMHAVEPICVESGYHSIRVDTNFDNVGMLRVFDKLGYQYCGEVFFRGAARKAYEKILSA from the coding sequence ATGCAATCTACTGGAATGACAGACGTACGAAAATTAAGAAAAGCAGAAATCAAAGACCTCGACGGTATCTGGACCATCATTCAACAAGCAATTCAGAAGCGCAAGGAAGAAGGTAGTAGTCAATGGCAGGATGGATACCCTAACCCATCCGTTATTGCGAATGATATTTCCAATGGTTATGGCTACATCTGTTTAGATCAAGAAGATCGTATTCTCGCATATGTTGCATTAATATTTGCTATCGAACCCGCGTATGAGGAGATTGAAGGCAATTGGATAAGTGATCAACCCTATGCCTGTATTCATCGACTTGCAGTTAATCAGGAGCCTTATACGAAGGGAATTGCCACTTGGATTATGCATGCTGTTGAGCCCATATGTGTCGAATCTGGATACCACAGTATTCGCGTTGATACCAACTTTGATAATGTAGGCATGCTACGTGTCTTTGATAAACTCGGCTACCAATATTGTGGTGAAGTATTCTTTCGTGGTGCGGCAAGAAAAGCCTATGAAAAAATCCTCAGTGCATAA